The following coding sequences are from one Gadus macrocephalus chromosome 3, ASM3116895v1 window:
- the LOC132454223 gene encoding protein CutA homolog isoform X2, producing the protein MYQVLRTVGLRAISMASETYTAGMHSAAFVTCPNDKVAKDLARGIVEKKLAACVNIIPAITSVYEWQGKIQEDSEVLLMIKTRSSKVPDLTEYVRANHPYEVAEVISLPIEQGNPPYLKWILEVVPE; encoded by the exons ATGTACCAGGTCCTGCGGACAGTGGGCCTGAGAGCGATTTCCATGGCATCCGAGACGTACACGGCTGGCATGCACTCCGCAGCATTCGTCACCTGCCCCAACGACAAGGTGGCCAAGGACCTGGCCAG GGGCATCGTGGAGAAGAAACTAGCTGCCTGTGTCAACATCATCCCGGCCATCACATCTGT GTACGAGTGGCAGGGCAAGATACAGGAGGACAGCGAGGTGCTCCTG ATGATAAAAACAAGAAGTTCCAAGGTGCCTGATCTCACCGAATACGTGCG agcgAACCACCCCTATGAAGTGGCGGAAGTGATCAGCCTACCCATAGAGCAGGGCAACCCACCCTACCTGAAGTGGATCCTGGAAGTTGTGCCGGAATGA